One genomic window of Brienomyrus brachyistius isolate T26 chromosome 16, BBRACH_0.4, whole genome shotgun sequence includes the following:
- the pcdh8 gene encoding protocadherin-8 — MILWKMCTQIVCVLVFIWLRTTHCTTTKYYSYEEDAPGTEIGNLSKDLKIELGQNSQTSFRFMQKTNFSHVHLRQIDGLLTVGENIDREELCPKSLECLVAFDIVTFSKERFQLIHVEIEVMDINDNSPRFPSNESYLEISENVAVGTRFPLDVAVDQDVGINYIQSYQISFSSHFGVEVREEEDGLKYAELILLKELDREADDFYTIELTAVDGGKPPRTGSMTVIVKVLDFNDNSPTFEHSSLKVELNEDEPLGFLLLKVHASDPDAGINGQVVYGFAEETSDEIRRVFQIDSFSGSLTLNAAVDYENRKLYELNIQAYDLGLNSVPSTCRVTVEIIDVNDNVPEISIKPMTSMSEGVAYITEAAAEESFVALISASDRDAGPNGYVRISLHGHDHFKLQQAYGDTFMIVTTTALDRERLPEYNLTVVAEDFGSPPFKTLKQYTIRVSDENDNPPLFSKPVYELAVMENNVPGSYIATVVARDPDLGDNSKVTYKLLDGEVTGGAPLSACVTVDPLSGSLYSARSFDYEAVKQIEVKIEASDSGFPQLSSTALIEIKIVDQNDNSPYITYPVLQNDSADVPIPVNAPSGYVALRVKARDADEGFNGKLSFRLIEDDQILFTMHRDTGEIALKHGLSFLCGDVLQIKIAVSDNGRPPRSCKATIRFVVAEMQLADERSVLVMESTQDAWYNMEASQVVIIMLGGGCVLLIIAIATVALSCKRNPRDRECDGKRIAQGHFEKQLLPTHSDEDPDIYQGPKALVSGQNASLQRDSFHFYRETGNDPSNKGFPAISTKRFEPASLWQGDKDSLQISGTEQMSVKDSGKGDSDFNDSDSDISGFGCKRTSSMMGTRETGSFHSASTLSSDQQNRYNAVPTHLTVACRTTYAVAFSQMPVRASPHASAALCRGSGYGPGISQPRVPLQTFSRSATMPPGFNQHGHQAETQPGEQQRQNRAPPSPVRSEVATSL, encoded by the exons ATGATTTTATGGAAAATGTGTACACAGATTGTTTGTGTGCTGGTTTTTATTTGGCTGCGTACTACTCATTGTACAACTACGAAATACTACAGTTACGAAGAGGACGCTCCCGGCACCGAAATTGGAAACCTATCAAAGGATTTGAAGATCGAACTGGGACAGAACTCGCAGACAAGTTTCCGCTTCATGCAGAAGACAaatttttcccatgtccacctGAGACAGATCGACGGACTTCTTACGGTCGGGGAAAATATTGACCGGGAAGAGCTTTGCCCCAAGTCGCTGGAGTGCTTGGTCGCCTTTGATATTGTCACCTTTTCCAAGGAGAGGTTCCAGTTGATTCACGTAGAGATCGAAGTGATGGATATAAACGACAATTCGCCACGTTTTCCGTCGAACGAATCTTATCTGGAGATTTCAGAAAATGTGGCCGTGGGTACGAGGTTCCCGCTGGACGTCGCGGTCGACCAGGACGTCGGCATTAACTACATTCAAAGCTACCAGATCTCCTTCAGCAGCCACTTCGGCGTTGAAGTGCGAGAAGAGGAGGACGGACTAAAGTATGCCGAACTCATTTTGTTGAAAGAACTGGACAGGGAAGCGGACGATTTCTATACAATTGAACTGACAGCTGTGGATGGTGGGAaaccacccaggacaggatcAATGACTGTTATTGTAAAAGTGCTGGACTTCAATGACAACAGTCCGACCTTCGAGCACAGTTCTCTCAAAGTGGAGCTTAATGAGGACGAGCCCCTGGGCTTCCTTCTGCTTAAGGTGCACGCTTCTGACCCCGATGCCGGGATTAATGGCCAAGTAGTGTACGGTTTTGCCGAAGAGACGTCAGATGAGATACGCCGTGTATTTCAGATCGACTCCTTTTCAGGTTCCCTGACTTTAAACGCCGCCGTCGATTACGAAAACAGGAAGTTATACGAGCTAAATATCCAGGCTTATGATTTAGGGTTGAACTCGGTGCCTTCAACTTGCAGAGTCACAGTAGAGATAATCGATGTCAATGACAACGTTCCAGAGATCAGCATCAAACCCATGACTTCTATGAGCGAAGGAGTGGCCTATATCACAGAagcagctgcagaggaaagttTCGTGGCTCTGATCAGCGCCTCAGACAGAGATGCAGGTCCCAACGGCTATGTGCGCATCAGCCTGCATGGGCACGATCACTTCAAACTCCAGCAGGCCTATGGTGACACCTTCATGATCGTAACCACCACGGCTCTGGACAGGGAGAGACTTCCTGAGTACAACCTGACGGTGGTTGCAGAGGACTTtggttctcctcctttcaaaacactGAAGCAATACACCATCAGAGTGAGCGACGAAAACGACAACCCTCCTTTATTCAGCAAGCCGGTCTATGAACTTGCAGTCATGGAAAATAACGTTCCTGGCTCATACATTGCCACGGTTGTGGCCCGTGATCCAGATCTGGGCGACAACAGCAAAGTTACTTACAAACTTCTAGACGGGGAAGTGACCGGGGGGGCACCGCTCTCCGCGTGTGTTACGGTGGACCCGCTTTCGGGCTCCCTCTATAGTGCACGGTCTTTTGATTACGAAGCTGTAAAACAGATTGAAGTCAAAATCGAGGCAAGTGACAGTGGGTTTCCCCAGCTCTCCAGCACTGCCTTGATTGAAATCAAAATCGTAGATCAAAACGACAACTCCCCGTATATCACCTACCCCGTTCTGCAGAACGATTCTGCGGACGTCCCCATACCGGTCAATGCGCCATCGGGATACGTCGCGCTTCGGGTTAAGGCCAGAGATGCAGACGAAGGGTTCAATGGCAAGCTCTCCTTCCGACTTATAGAAGACGATCAGATCCTGTTCACGATGCACAGAGATACCGGAGAAATTGCATTGAAACATGGCTTGTCGTTTCTTTGCGGGGACGTGTTGCAGATCAAGATCGCAGTCAGCGACAACGGGAGGCCCCCCAGGTCCTGCAAAGCCACGATCCGCTTCGTGGTCGCCGAAATGCAGCTCGCTGACGAGCGAAGTGTGCTTGTCATGGAGTCTACCCAAGACGCATGGTATAACATGGAGGCCTCGCAGGTTGTGATTATTATGCTTGGCGGAGGTTGCGTCTTGCTGATCATAGCAATCGCGACAGTCGCCCTTTCGTGCAAACGCAACCCAAGAGACAGGGAGTGTGATGGCAAGAGAATTGCCCAAGGACACTTTGAAAAGCAGCTGCTTCCGACACACAGCGATGAGGATCCTGACATTTATCAAGGTCCTAAAGCGCTAGTCAGTGGCCAAAATGCTTCTCTACAGCGTGACTCCTTCCACTTTTATCGGGAGACCGGGAATGATCCTTCTAATAAG GGTTTCCCTGCGATCAGCACGAAGCGTTTTGAACCAGCGTCTTTGTGGCAGGGGGATAAAGACAGCCTGCAGATTAG TGGCACCGAGCAAATGAGTGTAAAGGACAGCGGCAAAGGTGACAGCGACTTCAATGACAGCGACTCTGACATCAGCGGCTTTGGATGCAAGAGAACTAGCAGCATGATGGGAACCCGGGAAACTG GTTCCTTTCACTCTGCCAGCACCCTTAGTTCGGATCAGCAGAACAGATACAATGCTGTGCCGACCCATTTAACGGTGGCCTGCAGAACCACGTACGCAGTAGCGTTCTCCCAGATGCCCGTCCGTGCCAGTCCCCACGCCAGCGCTGCTCTCTGCAGAGGCTCGGGCTACGGTCCGGGCATCTCCCAGCCCAGGGTGCCGCTGCAGACTTTCTCCAGGTCTGCCACAATGCCGCCAGGCTTCAACCAGCATGGGCACCAGGCAGAGACCCAGCCTGGTGAACAGCAGCGGCAGAACCGGGCCCCACCCTCTCCAGTGCGGTCAGAAGTGGCCACTTCACTGTGA